In Penaeus monodon isolate SGIC_2016 chromosome 26, NSTDA_Pmon_1, whole genome shotgun sequence, the following are encoded in one genomic region:
- the LOC119589965 gene encoding uncharacterized protein LOC119589965 has product MIPTPAMRWLLLLVLSCALLGPPAAARPPHRQKRVSDQRLAELETLLALAKMKNRKYVTLPVGFGLIDVQQIGRRKRAASLAAPRDLPVHNPEEYDIGDLFADLSSVFSADSMRNERGYDDTYPVDDLSVVEELKESGKESEKQGHLAEVRPGSRTFFVGMEGVPRQRYI; this is encoded by the exons ATG ATCCCGACGCCCGCAATGAGGTGGTTGCTGCTGCTTGTCCTCTCCTGCGCTCTCCTCGGCCCGCCCGCCGCCGCACGACCACCACACAG ACAGAAGCGTGTGAGCGACCAGCGACTGGCAGAACTGGAGACCCTTCTGGCACTGGCCAAGATGAAGAACAGGAAGTACGTGACCCTCCCCGTCGGCTTCGGCCTCATCGATGTCCAGCAGAT CGGCCGCCGTAAGAGGGCAGCATCCTTGGCAGCGCCCCGTGACCTCCCTGTCCACAACCCTGAGGAGTACGACATTGGTGACCTTTTTGCCGACCTTTCGTCCGTCTTCTCCGCTGACTCCATGCGAAACGAGCGAGGCTACGACGACACATACCCCGTCGATGACCTGAGTGTCGTGGAGGAGCTGAaggagagcgggaaagagagcgagaagcaAGGCCATCTGGCGGAAGTCAGGCCGGGCTCTAGGACGTTCTTCGTGGGGATGGAAGGTGTCCCCCGCCAGAGGTATATTTAG